A stretch of Planococcus citri chromosome 5, ihPlaCitr1.1, whole genome shotgun sequence DNA encodes these proteins:
- the LOC135849542 gene encoding gastrula zinc finger protein XlCGF57.1-like, translated as MKYIYKYEDSMRQCETLLTENIVKLCNYSMCLVQSPSISSSEFTERVKKYEIMKKKLNTAQENITTLKSEYNDLTLHCLKFTLSGINFKQEFFNYLARQETLRSKFIETINECKHINSCLDDILRDCSNEALSESSNQNTLKRGCLNTAVRFDLSSIPKVYVLLPKLDWDYGDSLTSDSHSLKPNSFSNEHDEELCTSAAAASASKSREVSSSDLNSDVAVKKCNLTTVLKNKKQLKNLLSSKRNEAPNLSQSLVCKICHQNISTKGSMKRHMFLHEGLKPFECANCSKSFARKRDVKSHIFSIHMPYQSRPYKCDTCRKFYSTWSHLNRHRCSATLKNHSTHISDRRQSLTCNICGGHFSLRSDLKRHMLIHEGVKPFKCAECGKSFRRKSHMNEHIRAYHSPYHTRPYKCDICGKRFVAQFHLNTHKRLAGHYRSSKLSKFTSADVDDGVTVEERDSTIVLGAKKVRKLVSSKRKKNSNPSQFFVCKVCSRNYSKPAYLERHMTSHEASKPFKCAECDKSFATKCTLKQHIILMHINDQRSLDPQYYYCAHCNYRGQFKESLVYHIKRHHISNLSLDEFSCTVCGKTFTQMGHRKIHERTVHVKEKCFCCTNCGKRYKYDRDLAQHLKREQCKTQVVHST; from the exons ATGAAGTACATTTACAAATATGAAGACTCAATGCGTCAATGTGAAACTTTACTCACAGAAAATATCGTTAAACTCTGCAA CTATTCCATGTGTCTAGTACAGTCACCCTCGATTTCATCATCCGAGTTCACTGAACGAGTTAAGAAATACGAAATTATGAAGAAGAAACTCAACACAGCTCAAGAAAATATTACTACGTTAAAATCAGAGTATAACGACTTAACTCTGCACTGTTTGAAGTTTACCTTATCTGGGATTAATTTTAAACAAGAGTTTTTCAA ctaCTTAGCTCGCCAAGAGACATTAAGATCGAAATTCATCGAAACTATCAACGAATGCAAACATATAAATTCGTGTTTGGATGACATTCTACGGGACTGTTCGAATGAAGCATTGAGCGAGAGTTCTAATCAAAATACATTGAAACGTGGTTGTTTGAATACAGCTGTTCGATTTGATTTGTCTTCAATTCCCAAAGTATATGTTTTATTGCCAAAACTCGATTGGGACTATGGTGATTCTCTTACTTCGGATAGTCACAGTCTCAAGCCTAATTCGTTTTCAAACGAGCACGATGAAGAGTTGTGTACATCTGCAGCTGCTGCTTCTGCTTCCAAATCGCGGGAAGTTTCATCTTCAGATTTAAATAGCGATGTAGCTGTGAAAAAATGCAACCTAACGACcgttttaaaaaacaagaaacaactgaaaaatttgcTCTCTTCGAAACGAAACGAAGCTCCTA ATCTCAGCCAATCGTTGGTGTGCAAAATTTGTCATCAGAATATCAGTACCAAAGGGAGTATGAAAAGACATATGTTTTTGCACGAAGGTTTAAAACCATTCGAATGTGCCAATTGCAGTAAATCGTTCGCAAGAAAGCGAGATGTGAAGTCACATATATTTTCAATCCATATGCCCTATCAAAGCAGACCATATAAATGCGATACttgcagaaaattttattcaacttggaGCCATCTGAATCGGCACAGATGCTCAGCAACACTAAAGAATCATTCCACACATATTTCAG ATCGTCGCCAATCTCTGACCTGCAACATTTGCGGTGGACATTTCAGTCTCCGAAGTGATCTCAAAAGACATATGTTAATTCATGAAGGTGTGAAACCGTTTAAATGCGCTGAATGTGGGAAATCATTCAGAAGAAAATCTCATATGAATGAACATATCCGTGCATATCACTCTCCATATCACACCCGACCATATAAATGCGACATTTGTGGAAAACGTTTTGTAGCTCAGTTCCATCTAAATACTCACAAACGCCTTGCTGGACATTATCGCtcttcaaaattatccaaatttaCATCTGCAGATGTAGATGATGGTGTAACTGTTGAGGAACGAGACTCAACTATTGTTTTGGGTgccaagaaagttagaaaattgGTGTCATCGAAACGAAAGAAAAACTCAA ATCCGAGCCAGTTTTTTGTTTGTAAGGTTTGCAGTCGGAATTACAGCAAGCCGGCTTATCTGGAAAGACATATGACTTCGCATGAAGCTTCGAAACCATTTAAATGCGCCGAATGTGATAAATCCTTTGCAACAAAATGTACTCTGAAGCAACATATAATTCTGATGCACATCAATGATCAGAGGTCTCTTGACCCTCAGTATTATTACTGCGCGCATTGCAATTATCGAGGCCAATTCAAGGAAAGCTTGGTTTATCATATCAAGAGGCACCATATATCAAATTTAAGTCTCGATGAATTTAGCTGCACCGTATGCGGAAAAACATTTACACAAATGGGTCATAGGAAAATTCACGAGCGAACAGTTCATGTTAAAGAAAAATGTTTCTGTTGTACAAATTGTGGAAAAAGATACAAGTACGATAGAGATCTTGCACAGCACTTGAAACGTGAACAGTGTAAGACTCAAGTAGTGCATAGTACATAG